Proteins from a genomic interval of Halopseudomonas litoralis:
- a CDS encoding FG-GAP-like repeat-containing protein, whose protein sequence is MKKWIASIFIAIITPAVGYASAPPGASLTGELSVTPNGATSYQLPLLTPPGTLKPTLSLQYSSQAGNGPLGMGWSLGGLSQLSRCPRVKTIDGIDDGALQFNGNDRLCLDGQRLILVDGTYGANNAEYRTQIDSGLKIVGKGAYASTSAWFEVRTQDGQVMEYGSTANSRRAITPTGSSTAVPTVWALSKVSDRFTNYYTVSYLLDSGMLYPQTISYAGNTNAGTTPARTLTLTWAAATERPDHLPVYVGGGVSATIKRRLSSISNNANPARYRLYYSTSDAQLSNLTKVEYCPDGSTTNCLKVESEYGLAKHPTTGKYTSDPQTILAAFGTNQGWGDQDKHPRELADVNGDGRLDIVGFFNDGIYVAFGTASGFSAPVKKLSYFGSSSVGGGWASDSTSPRMVADINGDGLADIVGFASTGVYVALSTGNGFAPQTLWLSGYGTNAGWANQNTHPRMLADVDGDGLLDMVGFANASVAVALNKRTSFQPSPAYSNITSTFTRNSGWTENNKYPRMMADMNGDGRDDIVGFGNEGVMVALASTTGFLQPARWLNGFQPRSFQELDDFYTTPDSSPIKKLFDVEDWGYQSSNPRYLYDLNKDGLPDILGLKYGIYRHTTEIRLGGGGPVLRHHFDKVWEEPGVHVSINFGHALSSPEIIAPRGEEIFYTTSPDLTSKKIKSLVSSYSLSDTSQDNQPDIITYKGPCTLFRPVLNGPSGIELGDEQCLVNGFTQENGNWTDKDERIIADIDGDGAVDVLGFSPAGVVVSYGQAKTPNQIVAFKDDLSESQITYSTLIDNEVYTKGTGSVFPVAEVQIPMAVVKSVASLDGLGGTSKIHYRYGDLRSHFDHGSLGFRWLETLDQSSGALSHSELLQTYPLTGSLFRTQSQHCSNRVHIPWSGCQTLGQEVSDWSVAETGATPDRKVYRPQIIKTTEHTWDPESS, encoded by the coding sequence GTGAAAAAGTGGATAGCTTCTATTTTTATCGCCATCATCACACCCGCAGTAGGTTATGCCTCAGCCCCGCCCGGCGCCTCGCTGACCGGCGAGCTGTCTGTTACCCCCAATGGCGCTACCAGTTATCAATTACCGCTGCTGACGCCTCCGGGTACTCTCAAGCCTACCCTCTCCTTACAGTACTCCAGCCAGGCCGGCAACGGCCCGCTGGGCATGGGCTGGTCTCTGGGCGGACTGTCGCAACTGAGCCGCTGCCCTCGGGTCAAGACCATTGACGGAATCGATGACGGTGCCCTGCAGTTCAATGGTAATGACCGCCTGTGTTTAGACGGGCAACGTCTGATTCTGGTCGATGGCACCTACGGCGCTAATAATGCCGAGTACCGTACCCAAATCGACAGTGGCTTGAAAATCGTGGGCAAAGGCGCTTATGCCAGCACCAGTGCCTGGTTCGAGGTCAGAACCCAGGATGGTCAGGTCATGGAATACGGCAGCACGGCCAACAGCCGCCGAGCCATTACGCCAACGGGTAGCAGCACCGCTGTACCCACTGTGTGGGCCTTGAGCAAGGTCAGTGATCGTTTTACCAATTATTACACCGTCAGTTATCTGCTTGATTCCGGCATGCTGTATCCACAGACCATCAGTTATGCCGGCAATACCAACGCAGGCACTACACCAGCCCGAACACTTACCTTGACCTGGGCAGCGGCCACCGAGCGTCCCGATCATTTGCCGGTCTATGTCGGCGGTGGTGTCAGCGCCACGATCAAGCGTCGCCTGTCCAGCATCTCCAACAACGCCAACCCGGCCCGCTATCGCCTCTACTACAGCACCTCCGACGCCCAGCTGTCCAACCTGACCAAGGTAGAGTACTGCCCGGACGGCTCGACGACCAACTGCCTGAAGGTGGAAAGTGAATACGGGTTGGCCAAGCACCCCACCACCGGCAAATACACCAGTGACCCGCAGACCATTCTGGCAGCCTTTGGCACCAACCAGGGTTGGGGAGACCAAGACAAGCACCCACGTGAACTAGCCGACGTAAATGGTGATGGTCGTCTGGACATTGTGGGGTTTTTCAATGACGGGATCTATGTGGCCTTTGGCACGGCGTCAGGGTTCAGTGCACCGGTCAAGAAACTGAGCTATTTCGGTAGTTCCAGTGTTGGGGGTGGTTGGGCGAGTGACAGTACTAGCCCCCGAATGGTGGCGGATATTAATGGCGATGGGCTGGCAGATATCGTCGGTTTTGCCTCTACTGGGGTGTATGTCGCCTTGTCCACCGGCAACGGTTTTGCCCCACAGACCCTGTGGCTGAGCGGTTATGGCACCAATGCCGGCTGGGCCAATCAGAACACCCATCCACGCATGCTCGCCGATGTGGATGGTGATGGGCTACTGGATATGGTGGGCTTTGCCAATGCCTCGGTGGCCGTGGCATTGAACAAGCGCACCAGCTTTCAACCATCGCCTGCCTACTCGAATATTACCAGCACATTTACGCGCAACTCCGGGTGGACGGAGAACAACAAATATCCTCGCATGATGGCCGATATGAATGGGGATGGGCGCGACGATATCGTGGGGTTTGGGAATGAAGGGGTGATGGTGGCGTTAGCCAGTACAACTGGATTTTTACAGCCGGCAAGATGGCTTAATGGCTTTCAGCCGCGTTCCTTTCAGGAGCTAGATGATTTTTACACCACTCCGGATTCTTCTCCCATTAAAAAACTTTTTGATGTAGAAGATTGGGGTTATCAATCTTCAAACCCAAGGTACCTTTATGACCTTAATAAAGACGGCCTACCCGACATACTTGGACTCAAGTATGGAATATATCGTCATACTACAGAAATTAGACTTGGCGGCGGCGGACCGGTGCTCAGGCACCACTTCGATAAGGTCTGGGAGGAACCCGGAGTCCATGTTTCTATCAACTTCGGCCATGCACTCTCAAGCCCTGAGATCATAGCACCAAGGGGGGAAGAAATCTTTTACACAACCAGCCCTGATTTGACAAGTAAAAAAATAAAATCGCTAGTTTCCAGTTACTCACTGTCCGATACAAGTCAAGATAACCAACCAGATATAATAACGTACAAAGGTCCCTGCACCCTCTTTCGCCCTGTGCTCAACGGCCCTTCAGGCATTGAACTAGGTGATGAACAATGCCTGGTCAATGGCTTCACTCAAGAGAACGGCAACTGGACCGACAAGGACGAACGCATCATCGCAGACATCGATGGCGATGGTGCGGTCGATGTACTGGGTTTCAGCCCCGCCGGCGTAGTGGTCAGCTATGGCCAAGCCAAAACCCCCAACCAGATCGTCGCTTTCAAGGATGATCTGAGCGAATCCCAGATCACCTACTCGACCCTGATTGATAACGAGGTCTACACCAAGGGCACTGGATCAGTCTTCCCGGTAGCTGAAGTGCAGATCCCCATGGCTGTGGTCAAGTCGGTGGCGAGTCTCGATGGGCTTGGTGGAACCAGCAAGATCCACTACCGCTATGGTGACCTGCGTTCGCATTTCGATCATGGTTCGCTCGGCTTTCGCTGGCTGGAAACCTTGGATCAGAGCAGCGGTGCGCTGAGCCACAGCGAACTCCTGCAGACCTACCCGCTGACCGGCAGTCTGTTTCGTACCCAGAGTCAACACTGCAGCAACCGGGTACATATTCCCTGGAGTGGCTGTCAGACGCTCGGCCAGGAAGTGAGCGACTGGTCAGTTGCCGAGACCGGCGCTACGCCTGACCGAAAGGTTTATAGGCCCCAGATTATAAAGACCACCGAACATACATGGGACCCTGAGAGCTCTTGA
- a CDS encoding RHS repeat-associated core domain-containing protein, with protein sequence MTGMIGRAVLVALSLGWFLPAQAAWIEVNTATAHQTKTLETTYDAYGNATRVLITQQARRADGVVESMTTLNQNTYYAPDLVRWRTNQLDTATITHTQGSSTLTKVSKTVYDSNTGAVAQEISEPNKPDFKVVTRYVRDAWGNVTLTGVRADYSTTPAKRVAEVISTTTYDSTLRLFPVTQTNALGHTLTRNYDLNTGNLLSETGPNGLTSYNQYDIFGRVVASMTADGTKTLTTYAHCAGDSNCPTHARFSVKTQVVKDPNTALPPGGAPDLAGTPITPESYTYFDSLRRELYSRTQSLDGRWVISGRKEFNSQGEVTRSAEPYFQGATDIKWTTYTYDLLGRTTQIRTPNNKVSSIAYGGLRTTYTNELNQKRTEDVGLQGQPVQVVDAVGTAEAATNLYEYDALGRLLKVTDANGKLRQYTYDLAGNKLTDQDPNQGTWSYQYNSIGQLISQTDAKGQTTQISYDVLGRMVQRQAPDFNSQWVYDTATKGIGKLAQVTASNGYTRSHAYDTLGRPIQTTTRVDSQDYTLSTSYDSLGRVQSLTYPTGISYHNVYSSRGFLTKVQNADGQRVYWQISDTATTTADAHGRLLRTTLGNGVQTLRSYDPLTGQLTSLAAGTNSARNNVQNDSYLHDALGNLLSRSEHRSNLTETFQYDAHNRLTSATVVGQTARTVQYDKVGNITYKSDIGYYRYHSNRPQAVAEVCRNSSMATGSCTQSYATYAYDANGNVSTGGGRTFTWTAFNKPLSTSRSSTGKTESFAYDADYQRIKHVHTDGATTLYINPRLDSGAHFEIKRNGAVTEYTHHVYANGEAVAALVTLNTGAAVNKLNQSFAANTTGLVLPTASADPAGAVKYDAAGQRLTLHTLQTAEGTTAKSPLVRSSTYYAASEGVKLSVDVSLASSSGTGRVISLGLNNAGSTAAAQTGARDLRAYISGNKLYARVTSKNPNGGTASTLNHLLGEVTNTHYTLEIEAHESGSSLYFYPKGGQRNAGYQYSTHLPQLGQLRFVAYGRSGPANSDSLTYLDNLRIDEGGVSISAAHPQERYLHTDHLGSIVAVTDNQGRILERSSYDAWGKRRNLDGSDDQAFDTQGLGILPSLSTHHGFTGHEMLDDMTLVHMNGRLYDPIIARFISADPHIDGLYSTQGLNSYSYVHNNPLSATDPSGYFLKKIFKGIKKALSGLNSIRKSVQNALNRPFYKVIRALGPVAQPLVAVGSIIACQGMAPQCYAAVMGAGSFAVAHANGASTSQALRIGAISGATAYAGAHVADWIGSYTADLQFAPKLTNVSLHGLRGGVTSVVSGGDFRSGFLAGSFGAFGDVNGLTRSQYGAAIVGGIGAKLGGGSFAEGAIIAIIGRRFNHESHEERLERIRKFREETRGSLNPFKIIRDEVPKWWRSDETSDLRYGIRLTIDAAAIPAKPFRIASDSLSFIDVGNNLLSGNYSGAAIGVTSIFAGNGASHFMKNFYTNDAALRATSTGIQYSTSTSLSKDCYTCK encoded by the coding sequence ATGACAGGGATGATAGGTCGCGCGGTACTGGTTGCATTGTCGCTGGGCTGGTTCTTGCCTGCCCAGGCTGCCTGGATCGAGGTCAATACCGCCACCGCGCACCAGACCAAAACCCTGGAGACCACCTACGATGCCTATGGCAATGCCACCCGGGTACTGATCACCCAGCAGGCACGCCGCGCCGACGGGGTGGTCGAGAGCATGACCACGCTCAACCAGAACACCTACTACGCGCCGGATCTGGTGCGCTGGCGAACCAACCAGCTCGATACCGCCACCATCACTCACACCCAGGGCAGCTCCACCCTCACCAAGGTGTCCAAGACGGTGTACGACAGCAACACCGGGGCGGTGGCCCAGGAAATCAGCGAACCCAACAAGCCGGACTTCAAGGTGGTGACCCGCTATGTGCGCGACGCCTGGGGTAACGTCACCCTGACCGGGGTGCGGGCGGATTACAGCACCACCCCCGCCAAACGGGTTGCCGAAGTCATCTCCACCACCACCTATGACAGTACCCTGCGGTTGTTCCCGGTCACCCAGACCAACGCCCTGGGCCACACCCTGACACGCAACTATGACCTGAACACCGGCAACCTGCTCAGCGAGACCGGTCCCAATGGCCTGACCAGTTACAACCAGTACGACATCTTCGGCCGGGTCGTGGCCAGCATGACCGCCGATGGTACCAAGACCCTGACCACCTATGCCCACTGTGCCGGGGACAGCAACTGCCCGACTCATGCCCGTTTCTCGGTCAAGACCCAGGTGGTCAAGGACCCCAACACCGCCCTGCCCCCGGGCGGCGCCCCGGATCTGGCCGGCACGCCGATCACCCCGGAAAGTTATACCTACTTCGACAGCCTGCGCCGTGAGCTGTACAGCCGCACCCAGTCGCTCGATGGCCGCTGGGTCATCAGCGGGCGCAAGGAGTTCAATAGCCAGGGCGAAGTCACCCGCAGCGCCGAGCCCTATTTCCAGGGGGCCACGGATATCAAGTGGACCACCTATACCTACGATCTGCTCGGGCGGACCACTCAGATCCGCACCCCCAACAACAAGGTCTCCAGCATCGCCTATGGCGGGTTGCGCACCACCTACACCAATGAACTCAATCAGAAACGCACCGAGGATGTCGGTCTGCAGGGTCAGCCTGTACAGGTGGTCGATGCGGTCGGCACTGCCGAGGCCGCCACCAACCTGTATGAATATGATGCGCTCGGGCGCCTGCTCAAGGTGACCGACGCCAATGGCAAGCTGCGTCAATACACTTACGACCTGGCCGGCAACAAGCTCACCGACCAGGACCCCAACCAGGGTACCTGGAGTTATCAGTACAACAGCATCGGCCAATTGATCAGCCAGACCGACGCCAAAGGCCAGACCACCCAGATCAGCTATGACGTGCTGGGCCGGATGGTCCAGCGGCAGGCGCCGGACTTCAACAGTCAGTGGGTATATGACACCGCCACCAAGGGCATCGGCAAGCTGGCCCAGGTCACGGCCAGCAACGGCTATACCCGTTCCCATGCCTATGACACCCTGGGCCGCCCGATCCAGACCACCACCCGCGTCGACAGCCAGGACTACACCCTGAGCACCAGCTATGACAGCCTCGGTCGTGTCCAGTCTCTGACCTACCCCACCGGCATCAGCTACCACAATGTCTACAGCAGCCGCGGCTTCCTGACCAAGGTGCAGAACGCCGATGGCCAGCGGGTCTACTGGCAGATCAGCGACACCGCCACCACCACCGCCGATGCCCATGGTCGGCTGCTCAGAACCACCCTCGGCAACGGCGTGCAGACCCTGCGCAGCTACGATCCGCTCACCGGACAACTCACCAGCCTGGCCGCCGGGACCAACAGCGCGCGCAACAACGTACAGAATGACAGCTACCTGCACGACGCTCTGGGCAACCTGCTCAGCCGCAGCGAACACCGCAGCAACCTGACCGAAACCTTCCAGTACGATGCGCATAACCGTCTGACCAGCGCCACCGTGGTCGGCCAGACAGCCCGCACCGTCCAATACGACAAGGTCGGCAACATCACCTACAAGAGCGATATCGGTTACTACCGCTATCACAGCAACCGCCCACAGGCCGTGGCGGAGGTGTGCCGCAACAGCTCCATGGCCACCGGTAGCTGCACCCAGAGCTATGCCACCTACGCCTATGATGCCAACGGCAACGTCAGCACCGGTGGCGGCCGCACCTTCACCTGGACGGCCTTCAACAAACCGCTGAGCACCAGCCGCAGCAGCACCGGCAAAACCGAGAGCTTCGCCTACGATGCGGACTATCAGCGCATCAAGCACGTCCACACCGATGGCGCCACTACCCTCTACATCAACCCGCGGCTGGACTCGGGCGCCCACTTCGAGATCAAGCGCAACGGCGCTGTCACCGAGTACACCCATCATGTGTATGCCAACGGCGAAGCCGTCGCCGCGCTGGTCACGCTGAACACCGGGGCAGCCGTTAACAAGCTCAACCAGAGTTTTGCGGCCAACACCACCGGACTGGTCCTGCCAACCGCCAGCGCCGACCCCGCCGGGGCCGTCAAATACGATGCGGCGGGCCAACGGCTGACCCTGCACACGCTGCAGACAGCCGAAGGGACGACAGCCAAATCGCCCCTCGTACGCAGCAGCACCTACTACGCTGCCAGCGAGGGCGTGAAACTCAGCGTCGATGTCAGCCTGGCCAGCAGCAGTGGAACCGGCCGGGTGATCTCCCTTGGCCTGAACAATGCCGGCAGCACTGCGGCCGCCCAGACCGGCGCCCGCGATCTACGGGCCTATATCTCTGGCAACAAGCTCTACGCCCGGGTGACCAGCAAAAACCCCAACGGCGGTACCGCCAGTACCCTCAATCACCTCCTGGGTGAGGTGACCAATACCCACTACACCCTGGAAATCGAAGCCCACGAAAGCGGCAGCAGCCTGTACTTCTATCCGAAGGGCGGCCAGCGCAATGCCGGCTATCAATACAGCACGCATCTCCCTCAACTCGGCCAGCTGCGCTTCGTTGCCTATGGCCGCAGCGGCCCGGCCAACAGCGATAGCCTGACCTACCTGGACAACCTGCGCATCGATGAAGGCGGTGTCAGCATCAGCGCCGCCCATCCGCAGGAACGCTATCTGCATACCGACCATCTGGGCTCGATCGTGGCGGTTACCGACAACCAGGGCCGGATCCTGGAGCGCTCCTCCTATGACGCCTGGGGCAAACGGCGCAACCTGGATGGCAGCGACGACCAGGCATTCGATACCCAGGGCCTGGGTATCCTGCCGAGCCTCAGCACTCATCACGGCTTTACCGGGCATGAAATGCTCGATGACATGACCCTGGTGCACATGAACGGCCGGCTCTACGATCCGATCATTGCCCGCTTCATCAGCGCTGACCCGCATATCGATGGCCTGTACAGCACCCAAGGGCTGAACAGCTACAGCTACGTGCACAACAACCCGCTCAGTGCTACTGATCCCAGTGGATACTTCCTGAAGAAGATCTTCAAAGGAATCAAGAAAGCGCTGAGTGGGTTGAACAGTATCAGGAAAAGTGTTCAGAATGCGTTGAATAGACCCTTCTACAAGGTCATCCGAGCGCTGGGGCCGGTAGCACAGCCGCTGGTGGCTGTTGGGTCAATTATTGCCTGTCAAGGAATGGCCCCCCAATGCTATGCTGCAGTGATGGGTGCCGGTAGCTTTGCCGTTGCTCATGCCAACGGGGCAAGTACCAGCCAGGCGTTAAGGATAGGGGCGATCTCTGGGGCAACCGCCTATGCTGGAGCACATGTTGCTGACTGGATAGGTAGCTACACCGCCGACTTGCAGTTTGCTCCCAAACTAACCAACGTATCGCTCCATGGCCTCAGAGGAGGCGTCACCTCGGTAGTATCGGGTGGTGACTTCCGCTCCGGCTTCCTGGCGGGTAGTTTTGGGGCATTCGGGGATGTCAATGGCCTGACCAGGAGTCAGTATGGTGCTGCTATTGTTGGAGGCATCGGAGCCAAGCTTGGGGGTGGAAGCTTTGCGGAAGGGGCTATCATTGCCATTATTGGGCGCAGGTTTAATCATGAATCTCATGAAGAGCGTTTGGAAAGAATTAGAAAGTTCCGGGAGGAGACACGGGGATCCCTGAACCCATTTAAAATTATACGAGATGAAGTTCCGAAGTGGTGGCGAAGCGATGAGACCTCTGATCTTCGTTATGGAATAAGGCTAACAATAGATGCAGCAGCTATTCCTGCGAAACCCTTTAGAATTGCATCGGACTCCCTTAGTTTTATTGATGTGGGAAATAATTTATTGTCAGGAAATTATTCGGGCGCAGCAATAGGGGTTACATCAATATTTGCTGGCAACGGAGCAAGTCATTTTATGAAGAATTTCTACACAAATGACGCTGCCTTAAGGGCAACCAGCACGGGGATCCAATACTCCACGTCTACTTCCTTAAGCAAGGATTGTTACACATGCAAATAA
- a CDS encoding FG-GAP-like repeat-containing protein has product MSQEKAISIGKVCLYTFLSFSIPALASAPPGASLTGELSVTASGAASYQLPLLTPPGSIKPSLALQYSSQAGNGPMGMGWSLGGLSQLSRCPRVKTIDGIDDGVLQFNGNDRLCLDGQRLILVNGTYGANNAEYRTQIDSGLKIVGKGAFSTTTAWFEVRTQDGQVMEYGYTANSRRAITPAGTSTAVPTVWALSKVSDRFTNYYTVSYLLDSGMLYPQTISYAGNTNAGTTPARTLTLTWAAATERPDHLPVYVGGGVSATIKRRLSGITNNANPARYQLHYSTSDAQLSNLTKVEYCPDGSTINCLKVESEYGQAKHPVSGKRTSDPQTILAAFGANQGWGTQDVHPRELADVNGDGRLDIVGFFNDGVYVAFGTASGFSAPAKKLSYFGSAAAGGRWASDSTSPRMVVDINGDGLADIVGFASTGIYVALSTGNGFAPQTLWLSGYGTNAGWANQNTHPRMLADVDGDGLLDMVGFANASVAVALNTRTSFQASPAYSNITSTFTRNSGWTENNKYPRMMADMNGDGRDDIVGFGKDGVAVALSSTSGFIIPELWIDDYYPTNTTHTQDIELQPGNGFPLPFTVTTSRWATQSIHPRFLNDFDGDGLPDIVGISHRVRRANDNWAIGIPMESLGRSPDIYFSKNTGRNFKPPHQVKFGVDDSFTHRGNDPILLDVRAERLAANYSLANVNLDGRGDLIIYDGACTKFRPSLGTSLGAEECLANGFTKENGNWTDKDERIITDRGNGTVDLLGFSPEGIVISQGQAENVNRILAFEDDLGSTEIKYTTLANSSYTKGYGSAYPIVDLQVPLSIVQFIRAPDGIGDLESTKYSYGEYRIHADHGSLGFKWTKSYRSKSINPNITELHEYMHYTEYRQDFPLTGSIYKTQSQRCINVMYVYTPCYVISQEVSDWSVTETGTTADRKVYRPHITKTTEHTWEPAL; this is encoded by the coding sequence ATGAGCCAGGAAAAAGCCATATCGATCGGGAAAGTGTGTCTATATACCTTTCTGAGCTTCAGCATTCCAGCCTTGGCCTCAGCCCCACCCGGCGCCTCGCTGACCGGTGAGCTCTCTGTGACCGCCAGTGGTGCAGCCAGTTATCAACTACCATTGTTGACGCCTCCTGGCAGTATCAAGCCCTCGCTAGCGTTGCAATATTCCAGTCAGGCGGGCAACGGTCCCATGGGTATGGGCTGGTCCTTAGGCGGCTTATCGCAACTGAGTCGCTGCCCTCGGGTCAAGACCATTGACGGAATCGATGACGGTGTCCTGCAGTTCAATGGCAATGACCGCCTGTGTTTAGACGGGCAACGGCTGATTCTGGTCAATGGCACCTACGGCGCTAATAATGCCGAGTACCGTACCCAAATCGATAGCGGTCTGAAGATTGTCGGTAAAGGGGCCTTCTCCACTACCACTGCCTGGTTCGAGGTCAGAACCCAGGATGGCCAGGTCATGGAGTATGGCTATACAGCTAACAGCCGCCGCGCTATTACTCCGGCCGGCACCAGTACCGCGGTCCCCACCGTGTGGGCCTTGAGCAAGGTCAGTGATCGTTTTACCAATTATTACACCGTCAGTTATCTGCTTGATTCCGGCATGCTGTATCCACAGACCATCAGTTATGCCGGTAATACCAACGCAGGCACTACACCAGCACGCACACTTACTCTGACCTGGGCAGCGGCCACCGAGCGTCCCGATCATTTGCCGGTCTATGTCGGCGGCGGCGTCAGTGCCACAATCAAGCGCCGCCTGTCCGGCATCACCAATAACGCCAACCCGGCCCGCTATCAGTTACACTACAGCACCTCAGACGCCCAGCTGTCCAACCTGACCAAGGTGGAGTACTGCCCGGATGGCTCGACCATCAATTGCTTGAAAGTTGAGAGTGAATACGGGCAGGCCAAACATCCTGTCAGCGGCAAGCGCACCAGTGATCCCCAGACAATCCTGGCTGCCTTTGGCGCCAATCAAGGATGGGGAACTCAAGATGTGCATCCGCGAGAACTGGCCGACGTAAACGGTGATGGACGTCTGGATATAGTCGGGTTCTTCAATGACGGGGTCTATGTGGCCTTTGGCACAGCGTCAGGGTTCAGTGCGCCGGCTAAGAAACTGAGCTATTTCGGTAGTGCAGCTGCAGGCGGCAGGTGGGCCAGCGACAGTACCAGCCCGCGCATGGTCGTGGACATCAATGGCGATGGGTTGGCAGATATTGTCGGGTTTGCCTCTACCGGTATTTATGTCGCCTTGTCCACCGGCAATGGTTTTGCTCCTCAAACCCTATGGCTCAGCGGCTATGGTACCAATGCCGGCTGGGCTAACCAGAACACCCACCCACGGATGCTGGCCGATGTGGATGGTGATGGGTTACTGGATATGGTGGGCTTTGCCAATGCCTCGGTGGCCGTAGCTCTGAATACCCGTACCAGCTTCCAAGCGTCCCCAGCCTACTCGAACATCACCAGCACCTTTACTCGTAACTCTGGGTGGACGGAGAACAACAAATATCCTCGCATGATGGCTGATATGAATGGGGATGGGCGGGATGATATTGTGGGGTTTGGGAAAGATGGGGTTGCGGTGGCGTTATCATCTACCTCTGGATTTATAATTCCAGAATTATGGATTGATGACTATTATCCTACCAATACAACGCATACTCAAGATATTGAACTCCAGCCGGGTAACGGCTTCCCCTTGCCTTTCACTGTGACAACAAGCCGCTGGGCTACTCAAAGCATTCACCCACGCTTTCTGAATGATTTTGACGGAGATGGTTTGCCTGATATCGTCGGTATTAGCCATCGCGTTAGGAGAGCCAATGATAACTGGGCCATAGGCATCCCGATGGAGTCTCTAGGAAGATCCCCGGATATCTATTTTTCAAAAAACACCGGCCGCAATTTTAAACCCCCTCATCAGGTAAAATTTGGAGTTGATGACTCATTTACACATCGTGGTAATGATCCGATCCTTCTTGATGTGCGTGCGGAGCGTCTGGCAGCGAATTATAGCCTGGCCAATGTCAATCTGGACGGACGTGGCGACCTCATCATTTATGACGGAGCCTGTACTAAATTTCGTCCCTCCCTTGGTACTTCATTAGGTGCCGAGGAGTGTCTAGCTAACGGCTTCACCAAAGAAAATGGCAACTGGACCGATAAGGACGAACGGATCATAACCGACCGTGGTAACGGTACGGTGGACTTACTAGGCTTCAGCCCTGAAGGCATTGTTATAAGCCAGGGCCAAGCCGAGAACGTTAATCGGATTCTGGCTTTCGAGGATGATTTAGGCAGCACTGAGATTAAATACACCACATTGGCAAACTCCTCCTATACCAAAGGATACGGCTCAGCTTATCCTATTGTAGACTTACAAGTACCTTTAAGCATTGTCCAATTTATACGCGCTCCTGATGGTATCGGTGATCTAGAATCGACTAAATATTCTTATGGTGAATACCGCATCCATGCCGACCACGGTTCACTCGGTTTTAAATGGACGAAATCATATCGCTCTAAATCAATAAATCCAAATATTACGGAGCTTCACGAGTATATGCATTACACGGAATACCGCCAAGACTTTCCGTTAACTGGAAGTATATACAAGACGCAATCACAGCGTTGCATAAATGTAATGTATGTTTATACCCCATGCTATGTAATATCCCAAGAAGTGAGCGACTGGTCAGTCACCGAAACCGGCACCACAGCCGATCGCAAGGTCTACCGACCGCACATAACCAAGACCACCGAACATACCTGGGAACCTGCTCTGTAG